A single region of the Raphanus sativus cultivar WK10039 chromosome 1, ASM80110v3, whole genome shotgun sequence genome encodes:
- the LOC108822942 gene encoding ubiquitin-conjugating enzyme E2 34, with translation MAEKACIKRLQKEYRALCKEPVSHVVARPSPNDILEWHYVLEGSDGTPFAGGFYYGKIKFPPEYPYKPPGITMTTPNGRFITQKKICLSMSDFHPESWNPMWSVSSILTGLLSFMMDTSPTTGSVNTTVAEKQRLAKSSLAFNCKTPAFRKLFPEYVEKYNQQQLAEQTQQTAPESPQESNAKAESEKTVDTTKEDSDGGLKERRKNKKQGLPAWIILLLVSVFGVVMALPLLQL, from the exons ATGGCAGAAAAGGCTTGTATAAAACGTCTTCAAAAGGAATATAGAGCACTTTGCAAG GAACCAGTCTCCCATGTTGTTGCTCGTCCTTCCCCAAATGACATTCTCGAGTGGC ATTATGTGCTGGAAGGAAGTGATGGAACACCTTTTGCTG GTGGATTTTACTATGGAAAGATCAAGTTCCCTCCCGAGTATCCTTACAAGCCACCTGGAATTAC aATGACTACACCAAATGGTCGATTCATTACACAAAAGAAGATCTGTTTGTCTATGAGTGATT TTCATCCAGAAAGCTGGAATCCAATGTGGTCTGTGTCAAG CATACTTACAGGGCTTCTCTCATTTATG ATGGATACTAGTCCGACAACTGGAAGTGTGAACACAACTGTAGCTGAGAAACAGCGGCTGGCTAAGTCATCTCTCGCTTTCAATTGTAAAAC CCCAGCATTCAGAAAGCTATTCCCAGAGTACGTAGAGAAGTACAACCAGCAGCAACTAGCCGAGCAAACGCAGCAGACTGCACCAGAGTCTCCTCAAGAGAGCAATGCCAAAGCAGAGTCGGAGAAAACAGTCGACACAACAAAGGAGGACTCAGATGGTGGATTGAAGGAGAGGAGGAAGAACAAGAAGCAGGGATTGCCAGCGTGGATTATACTGTTGCTAGTGTCGGTTTTCGGGGTTGTAATGGCGCTGCCTCTGCTTCAACTGTGA
- the LOC108836469 gene encoding alanine aminotransferase 1, mitochondrial, which produces MRRFVIGQAKNLIDQTRRRPPQPHNRNNLSLLSLLHPSSSRFFSDMSSSDSTSSLPVTIDTINPNVLKCEYAVRGEIVNIAQKLQDDLKTNKDAYPFDEIIYCNIGNPQSLGQQAITFFREVLALCSHTALLDRDETHALFSADSIARAWKILDQIPGKATGAYSHSQGIKGLRDAIAAGIEARDGFPADPNDIFMTDGASPGVHMMMQLLISSEKDGILCPIPQYPLYSASIALHGGSLVPYYLDEASGWGLEISELKKQLEDAKSKGITVRALAVINPGNPTGQVLSEKNQRDIVDFCKKEGLVLLADEVYQENVYVPDKKFHSFKKVARSMGYGEKDISLVSFQSISKGYYGECGKRGGYMEVTGFTSDVREQIYKVASVNLCSNISGQILASLVMSPPKPGDESYESYIAEKEGILSSMARRAKTLEEGLKKLEGITCNRAEGAMYLFPCIKLPQKAIAAAEAAKTSLDTFYCKRLLNATGIVVVPGSGFRQVPGTWHFRLTILPQEDKIPAIVNRLTEFHKSFMDEFRN; this is translated from the exons ATGCGGAGATTCGTGATTGGCCAAGCCAAAAATCTCATAGATCAAACACGTCGTCGTCCTCCTCAACCTCATAACCGCAATAACCTCAGCctcctctctcttcttcatccttcttcATCGCGTTTCTTTTCCGACATGTCTAGCTCTGATTCAACCTCCTCTCTTCCGGTCACTATTGACACCATCAACCCCAAT GTTCTGAAATGTGAGTATGCTGTCCGTGGTGAAATTGTCAACATTGCTCAG AAGTTGCAAGATGATTTGAAGACTAACAAGGATGCTTATCCTTTTGATGAG ATTATCTACTGTAATATCGGAAATCCGCAGTCTCTTGGCCAACAGGCTATTACATTCTTCAGAGAG GTTCTTGCTTTGTGTTCCCACACAGCTTTGTTGGACCGTGATGAAACACATGCTTTGTTCAG CGCTGATTCTATTGCACGTGCTTGGAAGATTCTCGACCAGATTCCAGGGAAAGCTACCGGTGCTTACAGTCACAGCCAG GGTATCAAGGGACTACGTGATGCAATTGCTGCTGGAATCGAAGCACGTGATGGCTTCCCTGCTGATCCTAACGATATTTTCATGACAGATGGAGCAAGCCCTGGG GTTCATATGATGATGCAACTTCTCATAAGTTCTGAGAAAGATGGAATCCTTTGCCCTATTCCTCAGTACCCATTGTACTCAGCTTCAATTGCCCTTCACGGTGGAAGTCTT GTTCCATACTACCTTGACGAGGCGTCAGGATGGGGTCTTGAAATATCTGAGCTGAAGAAGCAACTGGAGGATGCTAAGTCAAAGGGCATCACTGTGAGAGCCTTGGCGGTTATTAACCCTGGTAACCCAACAGGACAG GTTCTTTCAGAAAAAAACCAGCGTGACATTGTTGACTTCTGTAAGAAAGAGGGCTTGGTTCTTTTAGCTGATGAAGTTTATCAAGAAAACGTGTACGTCCCTGACAAAAAGTTTCACTCTTTCAAGAAAGTAGCCCGGTCTATGGGCTACGGTGAGAAGGATATCTCCTTAGTCTCGTTCCAGTCTATCTCCAAAG GATACTATGGAGAGTGTGGGAAGAGAGGAGGTTACATGGAGGTTACTGGTTTTACTTCCGATGTAAGAGAACAGATATACAAAGTGGCTTCTGTGAATCTTTGCTCCAACATCTCTGGTCAGATTCTTGCCAGCCTCGTCATGAGCCCACCCAAG CCTGGTGATGAGTCATACGAGTCATACATAGCAGAGAAAGAGGGGATTCTCTCGTCTATGGCAAGACGTGCGAAG ACACTTGAAGAAGGTCTGAAGAAGTTGGAGGGTATAACATGCAATAGAGCAGAGGGAGCTATGTATCTGTTCCCTTGCATTAAACTTCCACAAAAGGCGATTGCAGCTGCAGAAGCTGCAAAGACTTCACTGGACACTTTCTACTGCAAACGCCTTCTAAACGCTACTGGAATAGTCGTAGTCCCTGGTTCTGGATTTAGACAG GTACCGGGAACATGGCATTTCAGGTTGACGATACTTCCTCAAGAAGATAAGATACCGGCAATCGTGAACCGTCTGACTGAGTTCCACAAGAGCTTCATGGATGAGTTCCGCAACTAA